TGGTGTATCGTAAACGAGCCAAACGATCAACGCATTCAACAGCACGAGATGCATTAGCAGAGGAGACTGCGGATGAAATTGGCCCCATTTGCTGTATCACCAGTAGCTACACAGTAAACCACAAGCAAAACGATGGCCCGCCAACTGAACCCGAACCAGCAGAAGATCGCCGAAAAGCTGATCATCCTGAACGATCGTGGTGTGGGGATACTGACGCGCATCTACAACATCAAGAAGGCATGCGGCGACACAAAATCCAAACCCGGCTTCTTGTCGGAAAAGTCGCTCGAATCGTCGATTAAGTTCATCGTGAAGCGCTTCCCGAACATCGACATCAAAGGGCTTACCGCGATCGCGAACATCAAGTCGGAAATTATCAAATCGCTTTCGCTGTACTACTACACGTTCGTCGATCTGCTCGACTTTAAGGACAATGTGTGTGAAATTCTCACCACGATGGACGCGCTCCAGATCCATCTGGACATTACGCTCAACTTTGAGCTGACGAAGAACTACCTCGACCTGGTAACGACGTACGTGTCGCTTATGATACTGCTGTCCCGTGTGGAGGATCGCAAAGCCGTGCTGGGTCTGTTTAATGCCGCGTACGAGATGCAGCACAGCCAGAGCGATCAGGCATTTCCGCGGCTCGGTCAGATGATCATCGACTACGACATGCCGATCAAGAAGATGGCGGAAGAGTTCATTCCGCACCTGAAGCTGCTATCGAGTGCGATCAATTCACTGACGAAGATTTACTCGATGCGCAATCTTAGTGCGGAAAAGTGGCGCGAACTGCAGGTGCTGAGCCTTATCGGTACGCCCGCGATGCTGCTGAAAGCGACCAAAACGGACACGATGTCGTGCGAGTACATATCGCTTGAAACGCTCGACCGGTGGGTGATCTTTGGACTAATGCTCCATCACCAGGCACTCCAGACCCAGGGGTTGGTGAGCAATATGTGGATATCGGCCCTTGATTCGAGCTGGGTCGTAGCGTTGTTCCGCGATGAGGTGATCTACATCCACCAGTACATACAGACCAATTTCGAGGGCATCAAGGGGTACGGGAAGCGCATATCGGAGGTAAAGGAATGCTACAACCAGGCCATTCAGAAGGCGGCCCTGCTGCATCGCGAACGGCGCAAGTTCCTGCGCACGGCGTTGAAAGAGCTCGCCCTGATCATGACCGATCAACCCGGTCTGCTCGGTCCGAAGGCACTGCTCGTGTTCATCGGGTTGTGCTATGCGCGGGATGAAATTCTTTGGCTCCTGCGGCACAACGATAATCCACCGGTTGTGAAAAGCAAGGGCAAATCGACGGAAGATCTGGTGGACAGACACCTGCCCGAACTGTTGTTCCACATGGAAGAGTTACGTGCGCTGGTACGCAAGTACAGCCAGGTGATGCAGCGCTACTACGTGCAGTATCTGTCCGGGTACGATGCGATCGATTTGAACTACCGCATGCAGCAGCTGCAAATGTGTCCGGAAGATGAAAGCATCATCCTATCGTCGCTGTACAAGACCGCCACCAGCCTATCCGTAAAACAGGTGGAAGACAACGAGGTGTTTGACTTCCGCGCGTTCCGACTGGACTGGTTCCGGTTGCAAACGTTCATGAGCGCCAAATCGGCCGTACGTATTGCGGACTTTCCCGATCTGGCCCGGCTGCTCGATTCCATGGTGTTCCATTCGAAGATGGTCGACTTTCTGGACGAATCGCTTGTGGAGACGTCCGATCTGTCCATCTTCTGCTTCTACAACAAGATGTTTGAGGATCAGTTCCATATGTGTTTGGAGTTTCCGGCCCAGAATCGCTACATCATTGCGTTCCCGTTGATTTGCAGCCATTTCCAAAACTGCACGCACGAAATGTGCCCCGAGGAGCGACATCACATACGGGAACGGTCACTCTCGGTGGTGAACATGTTTCTGGACGAGATGGCCAAAGAAGCGAAGAACATCATTACGACGATCTGTGACGAGCAGTGCATGATGGCGGATGCGCTCCTGCCGAAACACTGTGCGAAGATTCTGTCCGCTGCGGCCAATCGCAAGAAGAAGGATAAGAACAAGAAGCACATGGACGATATCCGACGACCGGGTGATGAAAGTTACCGGAAGACCCGTGAGCTGCTCACCACGATGGACAAGCTGCACATGGCCCTGACGGAACTTTGCTATGCAATTAACTATTGCCCGACGGTAAATGTTTGGGAGTACGCATTCGCCCCACGGGAGTATCTCTGTCAGCATCTGGAGACGCGCTTTTCGCGTGCCCTTGTCGGGATGGTCATGTACAGCCCGGATACGTCGGAGATTGCCAAACCTTCGGAGCTGCTGGCCTCCGTACGGGCGTACATGAACGTGCTGCAAACGGTAGAAAACTACGTCCATATTGATATCACGCGCGTCTTCAACAACTGCTTGCTGCAGCAGACCCAACCTCAGGATAGCCACGGCGAAAAGACGATCGCAGCACTGTACAACACCTGGTACTCGGATGCGCTGTTACGGAAAGTCAGCGGAGGGAACATTGTGTTCTCGCTGAACCAAAAGGCCTTCGTATCGATATCGCCCGAGGGCTACATACCGTTCAATCCGGAGGAATTTTCCGACTTTAACGAGCTGCGAGCGTTGGCCGAACTGATCGGTCCGTACGGTATCAAGCTGCTGAACGAATCGCTCATGTGGCACATTGCCAACCAGGTGCAGGAGCTGAAGCGGCTGGTCGTCCAGAACAAGGAGGTGCTGATGATTCTGCGCAGCAACTTCGACAAACCGGAGATCATGAAGGAACAGTTCAAGCGGCTACAGCAGGTCGACAACCTGTTGCAGCGCATGACCATCATCGGGGTGATCTTAAGCTTCCGCCAGCTGGCCCAGGAAGCGTTGGTCGATGTGCTGGAGCAGCGTGTACCGTTCCTGCTGTCATCGATCAAGGATTTCCAGGAGCACGTGCCCGGTGGTGACCCACTGAAAACCGTATCGGAGATGGCATCGGCAGCCGGATTGAAGTGCAAGGTCGATCCCGCCCTCTCGAACGCACTGAAGGCACAAAAGTCCGAACCGGACGAGAGCGATCATCTAAACATTTGTCTGCTGATGGTGTTCGTTGCGGTAAGCATTCCAAAGTTGgccaaaaacgaaaactcCTTCTACCGGGCGTCACTAGAAGCACACACGAACAACACGCACTGTATGGCAGTCGCCATCAACAACATATTCGGCGCCATGTTTACCATCTGCGGGCAGAATGATATCGAGGATCGGATGAAGGAGTTCCTGGCGCTGGCCAGCTCATCGCTGCTTCGGCTCGGTCAGGAATCGGACAAGGAAGCGATCAAAAATCGGGAATCCATCTACCTGCTGTTGGATCAGATAGTGCAGGAATCGCCCTTCCTCACGATGGACCTGCTCGAATCATGCTTCCCGTACGCGCTCATCCGCAACGCTTACCATGCCGTGTACAAGCAGGAACAGCTGATGCATTAAAAGACATGTTTCTTCGTTTCGACCCCTCCGATGTGACCAAAATATCTCGCTCGTAGGATTTCTCCCGTTCTCTCTCACTCTATCGTTCGTCCTGAATTTGATACGGCAAATTTCgatatttttattcacttttatttattgcattcaTGGAAACACGTGCGCATTTCCATATGGTGCATTTATTTAGAGCaattaggaaaaaaaggaagcgttCTTCGAAGCATGCCCCGGGAATTTCGGTGAGGTTGGCGTGAAAGGTTCGCCGTACGGGACTCTTAATAGCTCCATTGCCTGTGCAACAATTACACTCATAAGGGAAAAGCATTTAATCGTAAAATGAACATTCAGCAAACATTACATATTGTAATCGTCATTTGGCAATATTTCTTATTTCGAATATGAAATAAACTCGCTAGTTATAGCTTATTAATATAAAACCAAGCTGTTTCATTACCTGTTACTCAATCAGTTGaacttattttaaataatttactcTTTGTCGTGGAGCCGTTTTATTTGGTAAAACgtagaatttatttaaattaacgGAGAAGTAACggttaatatttaataaagtGTGTAAATTCAACAATTTATCACCCACATGCACTTGCAAGTTGAAAATTTTTGAACTGATTTGATGTCTTCGTTAAGTTTTATTCATCGTTGAGTTTTGTGCtttcaaaatatatttatatctTCCCAAATGTAttaggaatattttttttttgtataattggATAACAATGCATCAATGCTTTCTTATATTTTGTAGagtttgtttcagttttatttgtttatttattttatcgttaattttttctgctgcttgcTGTCAAACACAGTGACCGCACGCTTCCCCGAAAGCCGCTAACTGTCAACCAAGTCAGACCAAAACATTAGCGCAGTAAAGTGGTTGTTACGTGAAGATTTAATTCAGCTCGACACGCCGTGTTTAGTGCAATTTTCGCATGCAAAACGTGCTCTTACCGGAGTTCTGTCTATAGACGTCCCTCCACTAGTTATCAGTGATGCCGATTAGCTCAAATCATTGACCCACGCACATACTAGGCTAGGATACACCACAAAACGATGGTACGATGGAGAACACCAGGCAGGCTCTCGCCACCTCAAAAACGCCCCGAATCGGTTGACCTATTTTTAGCGCAGCATGGTTCTATAATTAGTGCTAAATTAATAGCTTCCTTCGATGCATTCGGGCGCGCTAGCCGGCATGTCCGGGTTGAAGCGTTTGTAAATGAATTACGGCCAATGGTGTTAATTTGATGTCTTTTTCTCCCACTTTTTCCACCAGGCACTGCTTGGCGCACAACTGGTAATCACGCTAATCATGGTGAGCGTGATACAGAAACTGAGCCCACACTTTTCGTTGGCCAAATGGATACTTTGCTCCACGGGGTTGACGCGCTACCTGCATCCGACGGATGATGAGCTCCGGAAGCTGTCGGGTGTACCGCGAGAAAAGGGCAAAGGCAAAAAGGACAAACGGAATGGGCACCACCAGGCGAACGGTGAAAGATCGACAACGTTTCACATTCCGCGCAGTCTGGACATTCGGTTAGACACGACTCCAATCGCACCGTACGATATTGTGCATTTACGCTTCTACACCGAGTACCAGTGGCTGGTCGATTTTAGCTTGTATTCCGTCATCGTTTATACCATTTCGGAGGTACTGCATGAGAATCGATTTGAGTTTTCGATTGTTAGACTAGTTTTCCGCTTTTCATTCGTAGGTTTACCATTTCTTCTATCCGCTGAAAGAGGAGATCAATCTCAGCATGGTATGGTGCCTtctggttgtgtttttcgcCTTGTATCCTTTTCCAACAAAGATCATACGTTTATTCAAACATCGTGTTTGTTATTAGGCCATTCATCTGTTTCATTAAATATTCCTTAACGAGACTCTCTATACAGCAAACTACTTGCCTCCCTTACGGTGCAATACTTTAGAAGTGAGGAATCGATCGGCGAACGATCCACCTGCATCGTCACGGGGCTAGCTTACCTGGTGATCGCGATGATCATTCTGATCGTGCCAGAGCACACACTGGAAGTCGGTCTGGACAAGGCATATCACAGCTTCAACACCAGCGCGTCAAGTTTCCTCGAGGGACAGGGGCTTAATTCCTCGTAAGTCTTCTTTATCTCGGTTGTTTCGGTGTAAAGATGACTTATATAGCTATCATTATGATCTTCCAAGTGGTCCTGCTTCTAAGATTGTGGTAAAATTCTTCATTGCCGTCAGCTGTGGCATCCTAGGAGCACTGTTCACCTTCCCCGGGTTGCGTATGGCACGAATGCACTGGGATTCC
This Anopheles marshallii chromosome 3, idAnoMarsDA_429_01, whole genome shotgun sequence DNA region includes the following protein-coding sequences:
- the LOC128714060 gene encoding membrane-associated protein Hem, producing the protein MARQLNPNQQKIAEKLIILNDRGVGILTRIYNIKKACGDTKSKPGFLSEKSLESSIKFIVKRFPNIDIKGLTAIANIKSEIIKSLSLYYYTFVDLLDFKDNVCEILTTMDALQIHLDITLNFELTKNYLDLVTTYVSLMILLSRVEDRKAVLGLFNAAYEMQHSQSDQAFPRLGQMIIDYDMPIKKMAEEFIPHLKLLSSAINSLTKIYSMRNLSAEKWRELQVLSLIGTPAMLLKATKTDTMSCEYISLETLDRWVIFGLMLHHQALQTQGLVSNMWISALDSSWVVALFRDEVIYIHQYIQTNFEGIKGYGKRISEVKECYNQAIQKAALLHRERRKFLRTALKELALIMTDQPGLLGPKALLVFIGLCYARDEILWLLRHNDNPPVVKSKGKSTEDLVDRHLPELLFHMEELRALVRKYSQVMQRYYVQYLSGYDAIDLNYRMQQLQMCPEDESIILSSLYKTATSLSVKQVEDNEVFDFRAFRLDWFRLQTFMSAKSAVRIADFPDLARLLDSMVFHSKMVDFLDESLVETSDLSIFCFYNKMFEDQFHMCLEFPAQNRYIIAFPLICSHFQNCTHEMCPEERHHIRERSLSVVNMFLDEMAKEAKNIITTICDEQCMMADALLPKHCAKILSAAANRKKKDKNKKHMDDIRRPGDESYRKTRELLTTMDKLHMALTELCYAINYCPTVNVWEYAFAPREYLCQHLETRFSRALVGMVMYSPDTSEIAKPSELLASVRAYMNVLQTVENYVHIDITRVFNNCLLQQTQPQDSHGEKTIAALYNTWYSDALLRKVSGGNIVFSLNQKAFVSISPEGYIPFNPEEFSDFNELRALAELIGPYGIKLLNESLMWHIANQVQELKRLVVQNKEVLMILRSNFDKPEIMKEQFKRLQQVDNLLQRMTIIGVILSFRQLAQEALVDVLEQRVPFLLSSIKDFQEHVPGGDPLKTVSEMASAAGLKCKVDPALSNALKAQKSEPDESDHLNICLLMVFVAVSIPKLAKNENSFYRASLEAHTNNTHCMAVAINNIFGAMFTICGQNDIEDRMKEFLALASSSLLRLGQESDKEAIKNRESIYLLLDQIVQESPFLTMDLLESCFPYALIRNAYHAVYKQEQLMH
- the LOC128713134 gene encoding transmembrane protein 161B, encoding MNIQQTLHIALLGAQLVITLIMVSVIQKLSPHFSLAKWILCSTGLTRYLHPTDDELRKLSGVPREKGKGKKDKRNGHHQANGERSTTFHIPRSLDIRLDTTPIAPYDIVHLRFYTEYQWLVDFSLYSVIVYTISEVYHFFYPLKEEINLSMVWCLLVVFFAFKLLASLTVQYFRSEESIGERSTCIVTGLAYLVIAMIILIVPEHTLEVGLDKAYHSFNTSASSFLEGQGLNSSGPASKIVVKFFIAVSCGILGALFTFPGLRMARMHWDSLKFCNDRLWLKLLLNISFAMPFLLVILWVKPLARDYLTARVFSGMSSPILSTEAFETIRLGAVVIAVILRFLLMPVYLQAYLNLAHDRVEEQKKEAGRITNVELQKKITSIFYYLCVVTLQYVAPILMCLFFALMYKTLGEYTWSGVLKESLPLDECSSDLEYEKSLLATMAKEQAASEAHEFQSITPEADQLPAEDNILTTAQSFQLSLQSLKSVFTKDVYRGLFGFATWWSCFIWFAASSLGMVYQSYFTKL